The following are encoded together in the Anaerostipes caccae L1-92 genome:
- a CDS encoding YfhO family protein, with amino-acid sequence MPKRRNFYRRNKYLIWAFLAPFFILEGIAVIMKVEPFGNNSFLIVDALHQYLPFFADYHEKLRSLDSLFYSFHGGLGFNFLGLWAYYLSSPLNLIIVLFPKEMLNMVLSHLYIIKIALCGLSAAYYFRSRDKKRQDMSITAFGICYALSSYIVGYSWNIMWLEVMIMLPLILAGIDRLIKKRDGRLYCAALFFSLLCNFYMSFMTCLFLVLWYLLYDHKKVKDFFVNGLKFAGYSVLSAMMAGAVLLPAYLGIMKTSSAKWDFPKELWYGNFADIYCRHFLGTAPITNSVNDGEINLYCGILTLIFVLFYFMASRISWKTKIKRALLLILLFFSFNMPFLGYIWHGFHNQYGIPNRFAYLYIFLLLIMAYDGLLVIKREGREQAWKLCIACGIFCMSVGISSLLNTKAFDRKVLALTTAAVFVYLLVFALYDRKTLSRKGMIAICSVLLAIETAGMAVYGFSENGQVLVTEYFGDTKDIQKVKDKYKTGPDRRMELIKGKMLDESIWHTLNGVTMFGSTALGSVVDIMDDLGFYTGINEYLYEGATPFTNNLLGVKYNLLRTSDTNTTEFQYLDRIGNVNVYGNPYSTAVGYGMKKSAYKWNYDDVNPFLVQNRLSGDAFGGNDIFHMIKTKQPKTNACKITQSNDGEYVFENTASLSDNMVFEIPVTEDGKLYFHFDGSQVEDTAIYRNNEIYISGRLNAQCIYFGDLKKGDHITVNMKLKEDDLMSGVVRVTLASLDEDAMKDLYGKMQEQAFHLRESSSGMLKGSVNMSEAGPVFFSIPYDKGWKVLVDGKETDAKSIGNAFLCVDVSGGKHEIELKYCPEGFKEGIILTALGWILFTVICIRKRKKSA; translated from the coding sequence ATGCCAAAAAGAAGAAATTTTTATAGACGGAATAAATATTTAATATGGGCATTCCTTGCGCCGTTTTTCATCCTCGAAGGAATTGCAGTCATAATGAAAGTAGAACCCTTTGGGAACAACTCCTTTCTGATCGTGGATGCACTGCATCAATATCTTCCATTTTTTGCGGATTATCATGAGAAGCTCAGGTCTTTGGACAGCCTGTTTTATTCTTTTCATGGCGGCCTCGGCTTCAACTTTTTGGGGCTGTGGGCGTATTATCTTTCCAGTCCGCTGAACCTTATTATTGTACTTTTTCCAAAAGAGATGCTGAACATGGTTCTCAGTCATCTCTATATTATAAAGATTGCCCTGTGCGGGCTGAGTGCGGCGTATTATTTCAGATCCAGAGATAAAAAAAGGCAGGATATGAGCATCACTGCATTTGGAATCTGTTATGCACTGAGCAGTTATATCGTGGGATACAGCTGGAATATTATGTGGCTGGAAGTCATGATAATGCTTCCTCTGATCCTTGCAGGAATAGACCGGCTGATAAAAAAGCGGGACGGAAGGCTTTACTGTGCTGCCTTGTTTTTCTCCCTTCTCTGTAATTTTTACATGTCTTTCATGACATGTCTGTTTCTTGTACTGTGGTATTTACTGTATGACCACAAAAAAGTAAAGGACTTTTTTGTAAACGGTCTGAAATTTGCAGGATATTCTGTGCTGTCGGCGATGATGGCGGGGGCGGTCCTGCTTCCGGCATATTTGGGAATCATGAAAACTTCATCTGCGAAATGGGATTTTCCAAAAGAACTTTGGTATGGAAATTTTGCGGATATCTACTGCCGCCATTTCCTGGGTACTGCGCCGATCACAAACTCTGTAAACGACGGGGAGATCAACCTCTACTGCGGGATATTGACACTGATCTTCGTGCTGTTCTATTTTATGGCCTCCCGGATTTCCTGGAAGACAAAAATAAAACGCGCACTGCTTCTGATTCTTTTGTTTTTCAGCTTTAATATGCCGTTTCTCGGCTATATATGGCACGGATTTCATAATCAGTACGGAATACCAAACCGGTTTGCATATTTATATATTTTTCTTCTGCTCATTATGGCCTATGACGGGCTGCTGGTCATCAAAAGGGAAGGAAGAGAACAGGCATGGAAACTCTGTATTGCCTGCGGCATCTTCTGTATGTCAGTTGGGATCTCAAGCCTCCTGAATACAAAAGCTTTTGACCGCAAAGTTTTGGCACTGACAACGGCAGCGGTTTTCGTGTATCTCCTGGTGTTTGCTCTGTACGACAGAAAAACGCTGTCCAGAAAAGGGATGATTGCCATATGCTCGGTTCTGCTGGCCATAGAAACAGCCGGGATGGCAGTCTACGGCTTTTCTGAGAACGGTCAGGTGCTGGTCACTGAATATTTCGGGGATACAAAAGATATCCAGAAGGTAAAGGACAAATACAAAACAGGTCCGGACCGGCGAATGGAACTGATCAAGGGCAAAATGCTTGATGAGAGCATTTGGCATACGTTAAACGGAGTCACCATGTTTGGGTCTACGGCCCTCGGCAGTGTAGTGGATATCATGGACGACCTGGGATTTTATACGGGAATCAATGAGTACCTGTATGAGGGGGCAACCCCTTTTACAAATAATCTTCTCGGAGTGAAGTATAATTTGTTAAGGACATCGGATACGAATACCACAGAATTTCAATATTTGGACCGCATCGGCAATGTAAATGTTTATGGAAATCCATATTCAACGGCAGTTGGATACGGTATGAAGAAGTCGGCGTATAAATGGAATTATGATGACGTCAATCCGTTTCTCGTACAGAACAGGCTGTCCGGCGATGCGTTCGGGGGGAATGATATTTTTCATATGATTAAGACGAAACAGCCGAAAACTAACGCCTGCAAGATCACGCAGAGCAATGATGGGGAATATGTCTTTGAAAATACCGCAAGTCTTTCCGACAACATGGTATTTGAAATCCCGGTCACAGAAGATGGAAAGCTTTATTTTCATTTTGACGGAAGTCAGGTGGAGGATACGGCCATTTACCGAAACAATGAGATATATATAAGCGGCCGTCTGAATGCACAGTGCATTTATTTTGGAGATTTAAAGAAAGGCGATCATATCACTGTAAACATGAAACTGAAAGAAGATGACCTTATGTCGGGTGTGGTGAGAGTCACGCTGGCATCTTTAGATGAGGATGCCATGAAAGACCTGTATGGGAAAATGCAGGAACAGGCATTTCATCTGAGAGAATCTTCAAGCGGCATGCTGAAAGGCTCTGTAAATATGTCAGAGGCAGGACCGGTCTTTTTCTCAATCCCGTATGATAAGGGCTGGAAGGTTCTTGTGGACGGAAAAGAAACAGATGCAAAGTCCATTGGAAATGCATTTCTATGTGTGGATGTATCTGGAGGAAAACATGAGATTGAGCTTAAATACTGCCCGGAAGGATTTAAAGAAGGCATCATCTTAACAGCTCTGGGATGGATTTTGTTCACAGTGATCTGCATCAGAAAACGGAAAAAATCCGCATAG
- a CDS encoding glycosyltransferase codes for MSAERRRGCGGMKKGNTMKNSVVIAYYNGKQYIKEQVDSILGQLGAEDELIISVDSDQDGSGELLREMAENDGRLKLIKGPGQGVVKNFQNGLLHCTGDLIFLADQDDVWLPQKVEKVTACFQDPDVTVTVHNAQISDEGLKPLDETTFQWRDSGAGFWKNIKKNSYIGCCMTFRRDILNRILPVPDSIWIHDQWIGLLAEQLGNPVFLEDVLLLYRRHGANVTELTHGSVISMLKKRYDMIMGINRRIRRWKREDAKKKKFL; via the coding sequence ATGAGCGCAGAACGCCGCCGGGGATGCGGCGGCATGAAGAAAGGAAATACAATGAAAAATTCAGTTGTCATTGCTTATTATAATGGGAAACAATATATAAAAGAACAAGTGGATTCAATCTTAGGACAGCTTGGAGCGGAAGATGAGCTGATCATTTCCGTGGATTCCGATCAGGATGGTTCCGGGGAGCTGCTCAGAGAAATGGCTGAGAATGACGGCCGTTTAAAATTGATCAAGGGCCCGGGCCAGGGAGTGGTAAAAAATTTTCAGAACGGTCTGCTTCACTGCACGGGAGATCTTATTTTTTTAGCCGACCAGGATGATGTCTGGCTGCCCCAAAAGGTTGAGAAAGTCACTGCCTGCTTTCAAGACCCTGATGTTACAGTGACAGTCCACAATGCGCAGATTTCCGATGAAGGATTAAAACCTCTGGATGAGACGACATTTCAATGGAGGGACAGCGGTGCGGGGTTTTGGAAGAACATAAAAAAGAATTCCTATATAGGATGCTGTATGACGTTTCGGCGGGATATCTTAAACCGCATTCTTCCTGTTCCGGATTCAATCTGGATTCATGACCAGTGGATCGGGCTCCTCGCTGAACAGCTTGGGAACCCGGTATTTTTAGAAGATGTTCTTTTACTGTACCGCAGACACGGCGCAAATGTTACCGAACTTACACACGGCAGTGTTATATCCATGTTAAAAAAGCGATATGATATGATTATGGGAATTAACCGTCGGATCAGGAGGTGGAAGAGAGAAGATGCCAAAAAGAAGAAATTTTTATAG
- the gdhA gene encoding NADP-specific glutamate dehydrogenase, whose amino-acid sequence MSYVDEVIEKVVAQNPAEPEFHQAVKEVLESLRAVVEANEEKFRKEALLERLVNPERQFKFRVPWVDDKGQVQVNTGYRVQFNSAIGPYKGGLRLHPSVNLGIIKFLGFEQIFKNSLTGLPIGGGKGGADFDPKGKSDREVMAFCQSFMTELCKYIGADTDVPAGDIGTGAREIGYMFGQYKRIRGVYEGVLTGKGLSYGGSLARTEATGYGLLYLTDEMLKCNGKSLKDATVCISGSGNVAIYATQKAQQLGAKVVTVSDSTGWIYDKDGIDVDLLKDVKEVKRARLTEYAKARPSAEYHEGRGVWTVPCDVALPCATQNELDIEDAKTLVANGCYAVAEGANMPTTLEATEYLQANNILFAPGKAANAGGVATSALEMSQNSERLSWSFEEVDGKLQNIMVNIFHNLDDAAKRYGMEGNYVAGANIAGFEKVVDAMTAQGIV is encoded by the coding sequence ATGTCATATGTAGATGAAGTAATTGAGAAAGTGGTTGCCCAGAATCCGGCTGAACCGGAGTTTCATCAGGCAGTCAAGGAAGTACTGGAATCTCTTCGCGCAGTCGTTGAAGCAAACGAAGAGAAGTTTAGAAAAGAAGCCCTGTTAGAGCGTCTTGTCAATCCGGAACGCCAGTTCAAATTCCGCGTGCCCTGGGTGGACGACAAAGGGCAGGTACAGGTAAACACCGGTTACCGCGTTCAGTTTAACAGCGCCATCGGACCATACAAAGGCGGTCTGAGACTTCACCCGTCTGTAAATCTTGGAATCATTAAGTTCTTAGGTTTTGAACAGATCTTTAAGAACTCCCTTACCGGTCTTCCGATCGGCGGAGGAAAGGGCGGAGCTGATTTTGATCCGAAAGGAAAATCAGACAGAGAAGTCATGGCATTCTGCCAGAGCTTCATGACAGAACTCTGCAAATATATCGGTGCTGACACAGACGTCCCTGCCGGAGATATCGGTACAGGTGCCCGCGAGATCGGATACATGTTCGGACAGTATAAAAGAATCCGCGGAGTATACGAAGGTGTGCTCACAGGAAAAGGATTATCTTACGGCGGATCTCTGGCACGTACAGAAGCTACCGGATACGGACTCCTCTATCTGACAGATGAAATGCTCAAATGCAACGGCAAATCTCTCAAAGATGCCACCGTATGTATTTCCGGTTCCGGAAATGTTGCGATCTACGCTACCCAGAAAGCACAGCAGTTAGGTGCCAAAGTCGTAACTGTCTCTGATTCCACAGGCTGGATTTATGACAAAGACGGAATTGATGTAGATTTATTAAAGGATGTAAAAGAAGTGAAGCGTGCCCGCCTTACCGAATATGCTAAGGCCCGTCCAAGCGCAGAATACCATGAAGGCAGAGGCGTATGGACTGTTCCTTGTGATGTTGCCCTTCCATGTGCAACTCAGAACGAATTAGACATCGAGGATGCAAAAACATTAGTCGCAAACGGATGCTACGCAGTTGCAGAGGGTGCAAACATGCCTACGACTCTGGAAGCAACAGAATATCTTCAGGCAAACAATATCTTATTTGCCCCTGGAAAGGCTGCCAATGCCGGAGGTGTTGCCACATCCGCACTGGAAATGTCCCAGAACAGCGAGCGTTTAAGCTGGTCATTCGAGGAAGTAGACGGTAAATTACAGAATATCATGGTAAATATCTTCCACAACTTAGACGACGCGGCAAAACGCTACGGCATGGAAGGAAACTACGTAGCCGGTGCAAATATCGCAGGCTTCGAAAAGGTTGTTGATGCGATGACAGCACAGGGAATCGTGTAG
- a CDS encoding amino acid ABC transporter ATP-binding protein, with translation MINVKDLHKYFGSLEVLKGINCHIEKGECVCIIGASGSGKSTFLRCLNLLETPTKGDINIDGINIMEKGCDVDELRRKVGMVFQHFNLFPHLSILDNVTLAPVRHKMMTQDEAKKKAMELLNRVGVGDKADNYPVQLSGGQKQRVAIARSLALSPDIMLFDEPTSALDPEMVGEVLEVMKQLAKEGMTMAVVTHEMGFAREVADRVLFMDGGVILEAGTPEQIFDYPKEDRTKEFLSKVL, from the coding sequence GTGATAAACGTTAAAGATTTACACAAATATTTCGGCTCCCTGGAAGTCTTAAAAGGCATTAACTGCCACATTGAAAAGGGTGAATGTGTCTGCATCATCGGTGCATCGGGATCAGGGAAGAGTACATTTTTGCGCTGCCTGAACCTTCTGGAGACACCGACAAAAGGGGATATCAACATTGACGGGATTAACATTATGGAAAAGGGCTGTGATGTAGATGAGCTTCGCAGAAAAGTGGGAATGGTTTTTCAGCATTTCAACCTTTTCCCTCATCTGTCCATCCTGGACAATGTGACCTTAGCGCCTGTCAGGCATAAAATGATGACCCAGGACGAGGCGAAGAAAAAAGCTATGGAGCTTTTGAACCGTGTAGGTGTCGGCGACAAAGCGGACAACTATCCGGTGCAGCTCTCCGGAGGACAGAAACAGCGTGTGGCCATTGCAAGATCTCTTGCGCTGTCACCGGATATTATGCTGTTTGATGAGCCTACATCGGCTTTGGATCCGGAGATGGTCGGAGAAGTTCTTGAGGTTATGAAACAGCTTGCAAAGGAAGGAATGACCATGGCGGTTGTAACCCATGAGATGGGATTTGCCAGAGAAGTGGCTGACAGAGTCTTGTTTATGGACGGCGGAGTTATATTGGAGGCCGGGACACCGGAACAGATATTTGACTATCCGAAAGAAGACAGGACGAAAGAATTTTTGAGTAAGGTATTATGA
- a CDS encoding amino acid ABC transporter permease, with protein MSLDSFYKAFISGKRYLMYLDGLKMTILVSVLAILLGVALGTVLALMRLTAEKKGKSTVLSKIAYVYIDIIRGTPTVTQLMIMFFVILKGVDGLIVGTVTFGLNSAAYVSEIIRAGILAVDQGQMEGGRSLGLSYGQTMKDIILPQAIKNILPALGNEFIVLIKETAILGYVSIVDLSKAADFVISRTYEALTPLIGTAVIYYLIVKVLTLVLNAVERRLRQSDKR; from the coding sequence ATGAGTTTAGATTCATTTTATAAGGCATTTATCTCCGGGAAACGTTACCTGATGTACCTTGACGGTTTGAAAATGACGATTCTTGTTTCTGTACTTGCCATCCTCCTTGGCGTTGCCCTGGGAACGGTATTGGCGTTGATGCGGCTGACTGCGGAGAAAAAAGGGAAAAGTACGGTTTTATCTAAAATTGCATACGTGTACATTGACATTATACGGGGAACACCGACTGTCACTCAGCTGATGATCATGTTCTTTGTAATCTTAAAAGGTGTGGATGGACTGATCGTGGGAACTGTGACTTTTGGTTTAAACAGTGCCGCCTATGTCTCAGAGATTATCCGTGCCGGAATCCTGGCAGTGGACCAGGGCCAGATGGAGGGCGGACGTTCTCTCGGATTGTCATATGGACAAACCATGAAAGATATTATCTTACCGCAGGCAATCAAAAATATTCTTCCCGCATTGGGAAATGAATTTATCGTATTGATCAAAGAGACAGCGATATTAGGATATGTATCTATCGTTGACTTGAGCAAGGCAGCAGACTTTGTTATTTCCAGAACATATGAAGCGCTGACACCGCTGATAGGAACGGCAGTCATTTATTACTTAATCGTTAAGGTGCTGACCTTAGTTCTCAATGCTGTAGAAAGGAGGCTGAGACAGAGTGATAAACGTTAA
- a CDS encoding basic amino acid ABC transporter substrate-binding protein — MRKILTVALAGVLAATMLFAGCSKKEEAAIPEKIIVGTNAEFPPFEYVDDNKKIDGFDIAMMKEIAKRMDVKIEIKNMEFKSLIGSLESKTINAVAAGMTKDPERMEAVDFSDSYYTSSQVMIVKKDSKLKKMTELKGKKVGVQEGTTGDKLATGENFGEKQKPVVKGVDVRRFPKGVNAVMDLKNGGVDAVVIDEKPAMEFVKNNKGLKIVRDKAAEEYYCIALPKGNEKLVKEINKQLKAMKEDGTLDKLKAKYIDK, encoded by the coding sequence ATGAGAAAAATTTTAACCGTAGCACTGGCTGGTGTATTGGCAGCAACAATGCTGTTTGCAGGATGCAGCAAAAAAGAAGAAGCAGCGATACCTGAAAAAATTATTGTGGGAACAAATGCGGAATTTCCCCCATTTGAATATGTTGATGATAATAAAAAGATCGATGGTTTTGATATTGCAATGATGAAAGAAATTGCAAAACGAATGGATGTCAAGATAGAGATCAAGAATATGGAATTCAAATCCCTGATTGGTTCTTTGGAATCTAAGACGATTAATGCGGTTGCAGCCGGAATGACAAAAGATCCGGAGCGTATGGAAGCGGTCGACTTTTCTGACAGTTATTATACAAGCAGCCAGGTTATGATTGTAAAAAAAGACAGCAAGCTCAAAAAGATGACAGAACTAAAAGGAAAGAAAGTCGGTGTTCAGGAAGGAACAACAGGAGACAAGCTTGCAACAGGAGAAAACTTTGGGGAGAAACAGAAACCGGTTGTCAAAGGCGTGGATGTGAGGCGTTTTCCAAAGGGTGTGAATGCTGTTATGGATCTTAAAAACGGCGGAGTTGACGCGGTTGTCATCGATGAAAAACCTGCCATGGAGTTTGTAAAGAACAACAAGGGTTTAAAGATCGTCAGAGATAAAGCAGCAGAAGAATACTACTGCATCGCTCTTCCGAAAGGAAACGAGAAATTGGTAAAAGAGATCAATAAGCAGTTAAAAGCCATGAAAGAAGACGGTACATTAGACAAACTGAAAGCAAAATATATCGATAAGTAA
- a CDS encoding MetQ/NlpA family ABC transporter substrate-binding protein, with translation MKKLIAVALSAVVCFGVLAGCGSSKKEDKTIVVGASPSPHADILKVAAKELEKDGYKLEIKEYSDYVQPNNALGSEDLDANYFQHITYLKNFAKEHKLDLVSAGMIHYEPFGIFPGKAKSLKDVKKGAVIAVPNDTTNEARALLLLEAQGLIKLKDGATLTATKKDIVKNPKNIEIKELEAAQLPRSLKDVDFAVINGNYALQAGMTVNKDALAVEDEESVGGAKTYGNVVAVKKGNEDKDSIKALIKALKSDAVKKYMEKEYKGAVVPLF, from the coding sequence ATGAAAAAATTAATAGCAGTTGCGCTGTCTGCAGTTGTCTGTTTTGGTGTGCTGGCCGGATGCGGCAGCTCCAAAAAAGAGGACAAGACAATCGTAGTCGGTGCGAGTCCATCACCACACGCAGACATCTTGAAGGTTGCGGCAAAGGAACTGGAAAAGGACGGCTACAAGCTGGAGATCAAAGAGTATTCAGACTATGTACAGCCGAATAACGCATTGGGATCAGAAGATCTCGACGCCAACTACTTCCAGCACATCACCTATCTGAAAAATTTTGCGAAGGAACACAAGCTGGATCTGGTTTCTGCCGGAATGATCCACTATGAACCGTTCGGTATTTTCCCGGGGAAAGCAAAATCACTGAAAGATGTGAAAAAGGGTGCAGTGATCGCAGTTCCTAACGACACTACAAATGAGGCAAGAGCATTATTGCTTTTGGAAGCACAGGGCCTGATCAAGCTCAAAGACGGAGCAACCCTCACGGCAACCAAAAAGGATATTGTAAAAAATCCGAAAAACATCGAGATCAAAGAGCTGGAAGCAGCACAGCTGCCGCGTTCTTTAAAGGATGTGGATTTTGCAGTCATCAACGGAAATTATGCTTTGCAGGCCGGCATGACAGTAAATAAGGACGCCCTCGCAGTGGAAGATGAGGAGTCTGTGGGCGGAGCAAAGACCTACGGAAATGTCGTTGCAGTCAAGAAAGGCAATGAAGACAAGGACTCTATTAAGGCTCTGATCAAAGCATTAAAGAGCGACGCAGTAAAGAAGTATATGGAGAAAGAATATAAAGGCGCGGTCGTACCGTTATTCTAG